From the Streptococcus oralis ATCC 35037 genome, one window contains:
- a CDS encoding TlpA family protein disulfide reductase → MQKDKWWLPFLAVGVIIGLSVGLIYYTRPAKDGEVGTSSVSQSTSSAENNTALSLKGQQLPGFKMTSQDGKLVASSELYDKPMLIVEWASWCPHCQKQLPIVQQMYEKYGEQINFVLLNMNEPGKETKESADRYIKEKGYTFPYYYDEDQSAADLLQVQTIPSMYFVTKKQEVKNVLVNHSNAESFSKELQTLLS, encoded by the coding sequence ATGCAAAAAGATAAGTGGTGGCTTCCGTTTTTAGCAGTGGGAGTCATCATCGGATTGTCGGTGGGTTTGATTTATTATACTAGACCCGCTAAGGACGGAGAAGTAGGGACTTCATCAGTTTCGCAATCAACTTCAAGTGCTGAGAACAATACTGCCTTGAGTCTAAAAGGTCAACAACTTCCAGGATTTAAAATGACTTCTCAAGACGGTAAATTGGTTGCTAGTTCAGAGCTGTATGATAAACCTATGTTAATTGTCGAATGGGCTAGTTGGTGTCCTCATTGTCAGAAACAACTACCCATTGTTCAGCAGATGTATGAAAAGTATGGTGAACAGATCAATTTTGTTTTACTAAATATGAACGAACCTGGTAAAGAAACGAAGGAGAGTGCTGATCGATACATTAAGGAAAAAGGATACACTTTCCCTTATTATTATGACGAAGATCAATCAGCGGCAGATCTATTACAGGTTCAGACCATACCAAGTATGTATTTTGTAACCAAAAAGCAAGAAGTAAAAAATGTATTGGTTAATCATTCCAATGCGGAAAGCTTTTCTAAAGAGTTGCAAACACTACTCAGCTAA